In one window of bacterium DNA:
- a CDS encoding DUF5671 domain-containing protein: protein MTTTSKPGPKEVVLQLFVIVTLYVIAVEVGILLHQLINAWISDVAADAYRNPIEYMSPLRHAIAMLIVFVPIHAWARRALHRLVDTSEAVRELRSRRWLGYFTIAIAALILAGDLVAVINRFLDGELTLRFGLKAIAILVIAAVVLWYERAELHRDTKPALHRTMHGVGIGALVVISVALVAGFTVAGAPRSARSVKIDEQRANHLMSIQQEIVAYWDLRRVRPARLEDLNDPIRGYALPIDPETGASYEYEVRGDLSFSLCGTFTTDTLTSATPTPQLPRSVYGDVTAQYWQHAQGRHCFERTIDPTRYPTPDFISKPPIY from the coding sequence ATGACCACCACCAGTAAGCCCGGGCCCAAGGAAGTCGTCCTCCAGCTCTTCGTCATTGTCACGCTCTACGTTATTGCCGTTGAGGTGGGGATCCTCCTCCACCAGCTCATCAACGCGTGGATTTCGGATGTCGCGGCGGATGCGTATCGCAACCCGATCGAGTACATGAGCCCGCTGCGCCACGCGATTGCGATGCTCATTGTCTTTGTTCCAATCCACGCATGGGCGCGGCGAGCACTCCACCGGCTCGTTGATACGTCTGAGGCGGTCCGCGAGCTTCGGTCACGCCGATGGCTCGGGTACTTCACGATCGCCATCGCCGCACTCATCCTCGCGGGTGATCTCGTCGCAGTCATCAACCGGTTCCTCGATGGTGAACTCACGTTGCGCTTTGGCCTCAAGGCCATTGCGATCCTCGTCATCGCCGCCGTCGTGCTGTGGTACGAGCGCGCGGAACTTCACCGCGACACAAAACCAGCACTCCATCGGACGATGCACGGTGTGGGCATCGGTGCACTCGTCGTCATCAGCGTCGCGCTCGTCGCAGGATTCACCGTTGCCGGTGCCCCACGCTCCGCGCGGAGTGTAAAGATTGATGAGCAGCGCGCAAACCACCTCATGAGCATCCAGCAAGAAATCGTCGCGTACTGGGATCTCCGCCGCGTGCGCCCCGCGCGACTCGAAGACCTCAACGACCCCATCCGCGGGTACGCGCTGCCCATTGATCCGGAGACCGGCGCATCGTACGAGTACGAGGTGCGCGGCGATCTCTCGTTCTCGCTCTGTGGGACATTCACGACCGATACACTCACGAGCGCTACTCCCACTCCGCAGCTCCCACGCAGCGTGTACGGAGACGTTACCGCACAGTACTGGCAGCACGCGCAGGGCCGACACTGCTTCGAACGCACCATTGATCCCACGCGCTACCCCACACCGGACTTTATCTCGAAACCACCGATCTACTAA